One Malus sylvestris chromosome 14, drMalSylv7.2, whole genome shotgun sequence DNA segment encodes these proteins:
- the LOC126600698 gene encoding uncharacterized protein LOC126600698 produces the protein MEVVDREKKKKINDIDEGEDHYASVSASKSQFRKVILKARWSDEMGMAEVVDKKGAIWRTTGIVRSGKLYFFIEEVLFWIEIGALLLMDDGDISLSLEDMYVKISDGKHGCSWEEFQAYRQLKSLGYIVGQHGIPWSMKSAKSNHESVSSQGGLDSDEEVDLDSEESRSVIGLFNDMQINETRLVFDVYLPNSKFRKSSPGDPSFVLCFTRGHPPPKADLEALERRCDNIPMKVCHVEEGVASFFSFDKVELPILP, from the exons ATGGAGGTCGTGGAccgggagaagaagaagaagatcaatgacatTGATGAAGGAGAAGATCACTATGCTTCTGTGTCTGCTTCCAAGTCGCAATTCAG GAAAGTGATATTGAAGGCTCGCTGGAGTGATGAGATGGGTATGGCTGAGGTTGTAGATAAAAAGGGTGCAATTTGGAGGACCACGGGAATTGTTCGTAGTGGCAAGCTCTATTTCTTCATTGAGGAAGTTTT GTTTTGGATTGAAATAGGGGCTTTGCTTCTCATGGATGATGGTGATATAAGCCTTTCCTTGGAAGATATGTATGTGAAGATTTCAGATGGAAAGCATGGGTGCAGTTGGGAGGAATTTCAAGCTTATAGGCAACTCAAATCTCTCGGTTACATTGTTGGGCAGCATGGTATCCCCTGGTCTATGAAGAGTGCGAAGAGTAATCATGAATCTGTTTCTTCTCAGGGTGGCCTTGATAGCGATGAGGAGGTGGATTTGGATTCAGAAGAGTCTAGGTCTGTCATTGGATTGTTCAATGATATGCAAATTAATGAAACAAGGCTGGTATTTGATGTTTATCTCCCAAACAGCAAGTTCAGGAAATCTTCTCCTGGTGACCCAAGTTTTGTGCTCTGCTTTACCAG AGGTCATCCACCACCCAAAGCAGACCTAGAAGCCCTCGAGAGACGATGCGATAACATTCCCATGAAAGTTTGTCATGTGGAGGAGGGGGTTGCgagtttcttttcctttgacaaAGTGGAACTTCCTATCCTACCTTGA
- the LOC126600699 gene encoding nuclear pore complex protein NUP93A-like, translated as MATEQNMSSWTHLLHSSTKLLEQAAPSAQFPPLQRNLDQLETLSKKLKAKTLRNEAPQQSVAATRLLAREGLNAEQLARDLKSFELKTTFEDVFPSEATNVEEYLQQVHQMAMVSALQEAQKDNLRSFNDYMLKVLEEDWQKEKRDFLQSLSQISTLPRTNMTYTSSGGSHSGQIASITSSPQVSSYPSSMELVHLESKPIRDKKASVYAEVVKSLNNARQRGLPYKPATAFRGAYESLGLDGSGGKSVNMQKIWHLLQTLMGEDITLPRNVSKRMSLVIGARRHLEWGHEKYIMDTIQSHSVQAALGGVVGNLQRIRAFLRIRLRDYGVLDFDAGDARRQPPVDTTWQQLYFCLRTGYYDEARSVALSSRASHQFAPLLTEWINTGGMVPAAIAASASEECEKMLRMVDRVGRAAYDKKKLLLYALVSGSRKQIDRLLRDLPTLFNTIEDFLWFKLSAVRDCPGGGAPVFMNESLVPYTLDDLQIYLNKFDPSYYTKNGKDPLVYPYVLLLSIQLIPGVLYLFKETGDEGYNIDTAHISIVLADHGVLSEGAGAGQKMGVMDAYAEASNIIRQYGSVYLRLGNLSMALEYYAQAAAAVGGGELSWSGRGNVDQQRQRNLMLKQLLTELLLRDGGIYLLLGSRGAGEEGDLGRFLTDAKARQQFLLEAAHQCQEAGLYEKSIEIQKRIGAFSMALDTINKCLSEAICALSRGRLDGDSRTAGLIHSGNEILEMHKYFPDISPQERESVSEQYIVLRQLEAVLSIHKLARGGCYADALREVARLQFLPLVPGTPDATTDVFQNLSPHVQACVPDLLKVALTCLDNMVDSDGSLRALRAKIASFIANNSNRNWPRDLYERVARSL; from the exons ATGGCGACGGAGCAAAACATGAGTAGCTGGACCCATCTGCTCCACTCCTCCACCAAGCTTCTCGAACAAGCGGCGCCTTCCGCTCAGTTCCCTCCGCTACAG AGGAATTTAGATCAGTTAGAAACATTATCAAAGAAACTCAAGGCGAAAACTCTACGAAATGAGGCTCCTCAACAATCCGTTGCTGCCACAAG GCTTCTTGCACGTGAGGGACTAAATGCAGAGCAGCTTGCACGTGACCTTAAGTCCTTTGAATTGAAG ACAACATTTGAAGATGTTTTTCCGTCTGAAGCAACAAATGTTGAAGAGTATCTGCAGCAG GTCCATCAAATGGCAATGGTCTCAGCTCTTCAAGAAGCTCAGAAGGATAACCTTAGAAGTTTTAATGATTACATGTTAAAAGTTTTGGAG gAGGATTGGCAAAAGGAAAAACGTGATTTCCTTCAAAGCTTAAGCCAGATTTCGACATTACCCAGGACCAACATGACTTATACTAGCAGCGGTGGTAGTCATTCTGGTCAAATAGCATCCATAACTTCTAGCCCTCAAGTTTCATCTTATCCATCTAGCATGGAGCTTGTACATTTAGAAAGCAAGCCCATCCGTGACAAGAAAGCCTCTGTCTATGCTGAAGTTGTAAAAAGTCTGAATAATGCAAGGCAGCGCGGATTACCGTATAag ccCGCCACAGCTTTCAGGGGTGCTTATGAGAGTTTAGGCCTTGATGGATCTGGTGGAAAATCAGTTAACATGCAGAAGATATGGCACCTTCTTCAG ACGTTGATGGGTGAAGATATAACCCTACCACGTAATGTTTCAAAAAGGATGTCATTAGTTATTGGGGCAAGGCGCCACCTAGAATGGGGGCATGAAAAATACATCATGGATACAATTCAAAGTCATTCGGTGCAG GCTGCCCTTGGAGGAGTTGTTGGAAATTTACAAAGAATCCGTGCCTTTCTTCGG ATTCGTTTAAGAGATTATGGAGTTCTAGATTTTGATGCAGGCGATGCTCGTAGGCAGCCTCCTGTTGATACCACTTGGCAGCAG CTCTACTTTTGCTTGAGAACTGGGTATTACGATGAAGCAAGATCTGTTGCTCTGTCATCTCGTGCTTCACACCAGTTTGCTCCTCTG CTTACGGAGTGGATTAATACTGGGGGTATGGTGCCTGCGGCCATTGCAGCTTCTGCGTCAGAAGAATGTGAAAAAATGTTAAGAATGGTTGATCGTGTGGGCCGAGCTGCATATGACAAGAAAAAGTTGTTATTATATGCTCTAGTATCTGGTTCTCGTAAGCAAATCGACCGCCTACTAAGAGATCTACCAACGCTTTTCAACACTATAGAGGATTTCTTGTGGTTCAAATTGTCAGCTGTAAGAGATTGCCCTGGTGGAGGTGCCCCCGTTTTTATGAATGAGAGCTTGGTACCATACACATTGGATGATTTGCAGATTTACTTAAATAAATTTGACCCGTCATATTATACAAAAAATGGAAAGGACCCCCTTGTGTACCCATACGTTTTGCTTTTAAGCATCCAATTGATACCAGGTGTGCTATACTTGTTTAAAGAAACTGGAGATGAGGGATATAACATTGATACTGCCCACATATCAATTGTGCTAGCAGACCATGGGGTCCTTTCTGAAGGTGCTGGTGCTGGACAGAAAATGGGCGTGATGGATGCTTACGCAGAGGCATCAAACATAATCAGGCAGTATGGATCTGTGTATTTACGTCTTGGTAATCTATCAATGGCATTAGAATATTATGCACAAGCTGCTGCTGCGGTTGGTGGTGGGGAATTGTCATGGTCTGGAAGAGGTAACGTTGATCAGCAAAGGCAGAGAAATTTGATGCTGAAGCAGCTCCTTACAGAGCTGTTGTTGCGGGATGGTGGGATCTATTTATTACTTGGTTCAAGAGGTGCCGGAGAAGAAGGTGATTTGGGTCGATTTTTGACTGATGCAAAAGCAAGGCAACAATTTCTTCTTGAAGCTGCACACCAATGTCAAGAAGCTGGGTTGTATGAAAAG TCTATAGAAATTCAGAAACGAATAGGAGCATTCTCGATGGCATTGGATACTATTAACAAGTGCCTCTCTGAAGCAATTTGTGCCCTTTCACGTGGTAGATTGGATGGTGATAGTCGAACTGCTGGCCTCATTCACTCTGGAAATGAGATCTTGGAAATGCACAAATATTTTCCTGATATCAG TCCTCAAGAGAGGGAAAGTGTTTCTGAGCAGTACATTGTTTTAAGACAACTTGAGGCCGTACTGTCAATCCATAAGTTGGCAAGAGGAGGCTGTTATGCTGATGCTTTAAGGGAGGTTGCCAGGCTTCAATTTCTTCCATTAGTTCCCGGGACACCAGATGCTACCACCGATGTCTTCCAGAATTTATCTCCGCATGTCCAAGCCTGTGTTCCAGACCTCTTGAAGGTTGCTCTCACTTGTCTGGACAACATGGTGGATTCTGATGGATCGCTTCGTGCCTTGAGGGCTAAG ATTGCTAGCTTCATTGCAAATAATTCCAATAGGAACTGGCCTCGTGATTTGTATGAGAGAGTTGCCCGGAGCTTGTGA
- the LOC126600700 gene encoding uncharacterized protein At2g39795, mitochondrial translates to MSKAMRLARQGCKALKQCNLLRALQSEIQYELSSNPFQERGSSSLGDFVVEWDSPRSQDVVLRRKFESGEEVAVSALLGPFYSEEDSVEKYSEYPGEALMKVCVKKPGLSSMLQFDCSVFEIIGSRSVFNIHNAHILQPSAGLGPSVYRGPAFSSLDDQLQDALKEYLQSKGIGESLTNFLLHHLHKKEHGQYVNWLHILESHVAKPKPESDRIQ, encoded by the exons ATGTCGAAGGCGATGCGTCTGGCGCGGCAGGGTTGCAAAGCTCTCAAACAATGCAACTTGCTCAGGGCTTTGCAGTCCGAGATACAATACGAGCTTTCCTCTAATCCCTTtcag GAAAGAGGAAGCTCTTCGTTGGGTGATTTTGTGGTGGAGTGGGATTCACCACGGTCCCAAGATGTGGTTTTGAGGAGGAAATTTGAGAGCGGTGAGGAGGTTGCTGTTTCTGCTTTGTTGGGTCCCTTTTACTCTGAGGAAGACTCTGTTGAAAAATACAGCGAGTATCCAGGGGAAGCTTTGATGAAGGTATGTGTGAAGAAGCCTGGTTTGAGCTCAATGCTGCAGTTCGATTGCAGTGTTTTTGAGATTATCGGTTCTCGGTCCGTATTCAACATCCATAATGCCCATATTCTTCAACCATCAGCTGGTCTTGGCCCTTCTGTCTACAGAGGCCCCGCATTCAG TTCTTTGGATGATCAGTTACAAGATGCCCTCAAGGAATATCTACAATCCAAAGGCATTGGAGAAAGCCTGACTAACTTCCTCCTCCACCACCTGCACAAAAAAGAGCACGGTCAATACGTGAACTGGCTGCACATACTTGAATCTCATGTTGCGAAACCAAAACCAGAGAGTGACAGAATCCAGTAG